DNA sequence from the Bradyrhizobium diazoefficiens genome:
TCGGCGAGCTCGCCACGTCACGCGTAGCGCGCGAGCCCGCTTCATCATCCATCGCCACTGGAGCCTGAACCCTTGCCAAAAAGCGCATCGGATTCGTCTTCTATCGCTCCCAGCCGCAAATTTGACCGCGACATGCAAGTTCCGCCCGAGACCCAGGTCGTCATCGACTTCGACGACAACCGCGCCGCATCGGCGCTGGTGGGGCCCTACGGCCAGAATCTGGCGCAGATCGAGCGGCGGCTCGGCGTCGTCGTGGACTCCAAGGGCAACCACATCACCATCGGCGGCACGCGCGACGGCTGCGACGCGGCGCGCCGCGTGCTGGAGACGCTCTACGCCCACGCGGTGAAGGGACAGGATGTCGACCAGGGCGAGGTCGAAGGCGCGATCCGCGCGGTGATCGCGCAAGGATCCCTGTTCGAGTTCGACGCCAAATCGGCGAAGTCGGCCTTCGACAGCATCAACTTACGCAAGCGCCCGGTGCGCGCCCGCACCGCCGCGCAGGACTCCTACATCCGCGCGCTGAAGCGCCATGAGCTCGTGTTCGGCATCGGTCCCGCCGGTACCGGGAAGACCTGGCTCGCGGTCGCGCATGCCGCGCAATTGTTCGAGCGCAAGGAGGTCGACAAGATCATCCTGTCGCGTCCGGCGGTCGAAGCTGGCGAGCGGCTGGGCTTCCTGCCTGGCGATCTCCGCGAGAAGGTCGATCCTTATCTGCGTCCGATCTACGATGCGCTCTACGATCTGATGGACGCGCGCATCGTCGAGCGCGCGCTGCAGACCGGCGAGATCGAGATCGCGCCGCTCGCCTTCATGCGCGGCCGCACGCTGACCAACGCCGCGATCATCCTGGACGAGGCGCAGAACACGACGTCGATGCAGATGAAGATGTTCCTGACCCGCCTCGGCGAGAACAGCCGCATGATCGTAACAGGCGATCCCTCGCAGATCGATTTGCCGAACGGCCAGACCTCGGGCCTGGCCGAAGCGACCCGTCTGCTTGATGGCGTCGAAGGCATTGCGCAAGTTCGTTTCAAGGCCGAGGACGTGATCCGCCACGAGCTCGTGGCCAGAATCGTCGCCGCCTATGAAGGCTCGCCGCAGCGGCCGCCCGCCGGCAACAAATCCTGACGAGACAACAGCGGGACCATCCGGGCGCGAACACGGCGCCTTATCGTTCCGAACAGAGCCATGCCGCATTCAAACCTTCCCATGACTGAGGTCCTCGTCGTCGCCGACTGCTGGCAGAGCGAGCCTGACGCTGAAGCCGTGATCCAGCGCGCCGTGGCGGCCGCCGCCCAATGTGTCGATGAAGATGTCGCGGAGGCCGAAGTGGCGGTGATGCTGACCGATGATGCCGGCATCCGCACCCTCAACAGCAACTGGCGCGGCTTCGACAAGCCGACCAACGTGCTGTCGTTTCCCGCGCTGCAGCCGGAAGGCGAATGGAAACCGGGCGATGCACCGCGCATGCTTGGCGACATCGCAATCGCCTATGAGACCATGCGGCGCGAAGCGGACGAGGAACACAAGCCGTTCGATCATCATTTGAGTCATCTCGCGGTGCATGGTTTCCTGCACCTGATCGGCTACGATCACGAGAACGACGACGACGCGGAAGAGATGGAAGCGCTCGAAACCGAGATCCTGGCTCACCTCGGCATCCCCGATCCTTATGCAGACCGCGCGGGGACGCACTGAGATGCCGGATTCAGAGCCTATTCACGACAATCCGCGCAGTACGGCCAATCTGCCGGCCGTGGTGACGCCGGGCGAGGTCATGCGTCCGGCGGCGGACGGTTGGTTGCTGCGCGCCATCCGCACGCTGTTCGGCTGGAAAGCCGGATCGGTGCGCGACGATCTCAAGGTCGTGCTCGATGCGACGACGCCTGATGACACCGGCTTCTCCGCGGTCGAGCGCACCATGCTGCGGAACATCCTCAGCCTGCACGAGCGCCGCATCGCCGACGTCATGGTGCATCGCGCCGACATCGTCGCGGTCAAGCGCGACATCCCCCTCGGCGAGTTGATGGACCGTTTCGAGAGCGCAGGGCATTCGCGCCTCGTGGTCTACAACGAGACGCTCGACGATCCCGTCGGCATCGTCCACATCCGCGACCTGCTCGCCTTCATGACCGCGCGCGCGCGCGTGTCCGAGGCCACCAAGACCAAGCGCAAGAAGCCGCTGCCGGCCGGGCTTGACCTGCGCACCGTCGACCTCGCGATGCCGCTCGGGGATGCGCGGATCATCCGCAAGCTGCTTTATGTGCCGCCGTCGATGCGGGCGATCGACCTGCTCGCACAGATGCAGGCCACCCGCATTCACCTGGCGCTGGTGGTCGACGAATATGGCGGCAGCGACGGGCTGGTTTCGCTCGAGGACATCGTCGAGCAGATCGTCGGCGAGATCGACGACGAGCATGACAGCGACGAGCCGCCATCGATCGTGCGCCTGCCCGACAACGCCTTCATCGCCGATGCCCGCGCCAGCCTCGACGACGTCCGCACGGTGATCGGCGAGGACTTCGTCACCGGCGAGGCGGGCGAGGAGGTGGAGACGCTGGGCGGCTATCTCGTCAGCTTCGTCGGGCGCCTGCCGGTGCGCGGCGAGGTGATCTCGGGCCCCGGCACTTACGAGGTCGAGGTGCTCGATGCCGATCCGCGCCGCGTCAAGCGGCTACGCATCTCGACGCGGAAGGAACGCCCGGCACCGCGCACCCAGCGGGAGAGCCGCCGCCGCGACACCACACCCGAGAGCGGCCAGCCGCCGGCCAGCGACACCCCGACCCCGCCATCGGCCGACGGGACCGGCTCGCAGTGAGCGCATTCCAGCGGCTTCGGCAGATTGCGCTTGCCATCATCCTGACCTGGGGATGGAAGCGCGCGCTCCTTGCGATGGCGTGCGGTGCGCTGTCGGTGCTGGCGCTGGCGCCGTTCAATGCGTGGCCGGTGCTGTTCATCACCTTCCCCGTGCTGGTCTGGCTGATCGACGGCGCCGGCGCCGGGCGATATCGCGGTGTCCCCGCCGCGGCGCTGACCGGCTACTGGTTCGGGCTCGGCTATTTCGTCCCCGGTCTCTACTGGATCGGCTATGCGTTCTTCGTCGACGCGGATGTGTTCGCCTGGCTGACGCCATTCGCGGTGCTGGGCTTGCCGGCCTATCTCTCCATCTTCACGGCAATCGGTTTCGCGCTGGCCCGCCTGCTCTGGACCAAGGACGCCACCCGGATTCTCGCGCTCGCCGCGAGCCTCACCGTGAGCGAATGGCTCCGCGGCCACGTGCTCACCGGTTTTCCCTGGAACGCCTTCGGCTATGCGCTGTCGGAGCCATTGGCGCTGGCGCAGACGGCCTCGCTGATCGGCCAGTGGGGCATGACGTTCCTCACGGTCGCGATCTTTGCGGCGCCTGCCGTGCTGATCGACCGCACGCGCGGTCGCAGCCTGGCGTGGCGCGTGCCGGCCTCGGCCGTTGCGCTCTTGGTCGTCATGGGAATCTTCGGCGCCATCCGCCTGTCGCTGCATCCGACAACGCTGGTCGCAGGCGCCAAGCTGCGCCTGATGCAGCCGGACCTACAGCAGGATGCAAAGTTCAACTACTCCGCGAAGGCGGAGGTGATGAAGAAATACCTCGCGCTGTCGGACCGCGCCTCCGGACCGCAATCGACCGGCGTGCGCGACGTGACCGTCCTGATCTGGCCGGAATCTGCTTTTCCGTTCTTCCTGACCCGCGAAGCCGATGCGATGGCCGAGATCGCCGAACTCCTGCCCAAGGGCACGGTGCTGATCACCGGATCGGTCCGCGCTCCCGATCTGCCGCCGGGCAAGCCGATCACGCGGGCCTATAATTCGATCTACGTGATCGATCACGACGGCAGCGTGCTCGCCGTCTACGACAAGCTGCACCTGGTTCCATTCGGCGAATATCTTCCGTACCAGGACATCATGGAGAAGCTCGGCTTCGAGCAGCTGACCCGGGTCCGCGGCGGCTTCATTCCCGGCACGGTGCGGCACGTGCTGCCGGTGCCGGGTGCGCCGCCCGCGCTGCCGCTGATCTGCTACGAGGCGATCTTCCCTGGCGAAGTGGGCACACGCGATGAGCGACCGGGCTGGATGGTGAACCTCACCAATGACGGCTGGTTCGGCATCTCGACCGGTCCATACCAGCATCTGGAGCAGGCGCGGATGCGCGCCATCGAGCTCGGACTGCCGCTCGTGCGTTCGGCGAATACCGGCATCTCGGCGGTGATCGATCCAGTGGGACGCACCGTGGCCAGCCTCGGCCTCGGAATTCAAGGTATTTTGGACGCAAACCTGCCCACCGCAATCCCGCCCACCATCTATGCCAGAGTCGGCGACATCCCCGCAGCCATGCTCGTCGCACTGGCTGTGCTTTTGGCGGTGCGACGCCGTGTTGCCAAACGACACCCCTGATCACCGTCGGTAGCGATTTGCGGCGAGGCGGCCGGAAACTTTTGACAACCGTAGTCCCACGGTTGACAGACTGCACGCGGGCTCCGCATTCTGCACCGGCTGCAAAAGACAGCGGTGCATTGCTAAATTTCTCCGCAATGTTTCCCCAATCAACATGAAGTTTGAGGACGCTGTCACCTGAGGCAATACTTTCCTGCGCCGATGGTGGTGTTTGGA
Encoded proteins:
- a CDS encoding hemolysin family protein → MPDSEPIHDNPRSTANLPAVVTPGEVMRPAADGWLLRAIRTLFGWKAGSVRDDLKVVLDATTPDDTGFSAVERTMLRNILSLHERRIADVMVHRADIVAVKRDIPLGELMDRFESAGHSRLVVYNETLDDPVGIVHIRDLLAFMTARARVSEATKTKRKKPLPAGLDLRTVDLAMPLGDARIIRKLLYVPPSMRAIDLLAQMQATRIHLALVVDEYGGSDGLVSLEDIVEQIVGEIDDEHDSDEPPSIVRLPDNAFIADARASLDDVRTVIGEDFVTGEAGEEVETLGGYLVSFVGRLPVRGEVISGPGTYEVEVLDADPRRVKRLRISTRKERPAPRTQRESRRRDTTPESGQPPASDTPTPPSADGTGSQ
- the ybeY gene encoding rRNA maturation RNase YbeY, with translation MPHSNLPMTEVLVVADCWQSEPDAEAVIQRAVAAAAQCVDEDVAEAEVAVMLTDDAGIRTLNSNWRGFDKPTNVLSFPALQPEGEWKPGDAPRMLGDIAIAYETMRREADEEHKPFDHHLSHLAVHGFLHLIGYDHENDDDAEEMEALETEILAHLGIPDPYADRAGTH
- a CDS encoding PhoH family protein, which gives rise to MQVPPETQVVIDFDDNRAASALVGPYGQNLAQIERRLGVVVDSKGNHITIGGTRDGCDAARRVLETLYAHAVKGQDVDQGEVEGAIRAVIAQGSLFEFDAKSAKSAFDSINLRKRPVRARTAAQDSYIRALKRHELVFGIGPAGTGKTWLAVAHAAQLFERKEVDKIILSRPAVEAGERLGFLPGDLREKVDPYLRPIYDALYDLMDARIVERALQTGEIEIAPLAFMRGRTLTNAAIILDEAQNTTSMQMKMFLTRLGENSRMIVTGDPSQIDLPNGQTSGLAEATRLLDGVEGIAQVRFKAEDVIRHELVARIVAAYEGSPQRPPAGNKS
- the lnt gene encoding apolipoprotein N-acyltransferase, translating into MSAFQRLRQIALAIILTWGWKRALLAMACGALSVLALAPFNAWPVLFITFPVLVWLIDGAGAGRYRGVPAAALTGYWFGLGYFVPGLYWIGYAFFVDADVFAWLTPFAVLGLPAYLSIFTAIGFALARLLWTKDATRILALAASLTVSEWLRGHVLTGFPWNAFGYALSEPLALAQTASLIGQWGMTFLTVAIFAAPAVLIDRTRGRSLAWRVPASAVALLVVMGIFGAIRLSLHPTTLVAGAKLRLMQPDLQQDAKFNYSAKAEVMKKYLALSDRASGPQSTGVRDVTVLIWPESAFPFFLTREADAMAEIAELLPKGTVLITGSVRAPDLPPGKPITRAYNSIYVIDHDGSVLAVYDKLHLVPFGEYLPYQDIMEKLGFEQLTRVRGGFIPGTVRHVLPVPGAPPALPLICYEAIFPGEVGTRDERPGWMVNLTNDGWFGISTGPYQHLEQARMRAIELGLPLVRSANTGISAVIDPVGRTVASLGLGIQGILDANLPTAIPPTIYARVGDIPAAMLVALAVLLAVRRRVAKRHP